A genomic stretch from Nitrospirota bacterium includes:
- a CDS encoding DUF2971 domain-containing protein, protein MIENGTLWAAIPHSFNDPFDCNASIFSGIAGNALDNFEKQNKAASWIITLKKSVDYGFPFFGMSMFKRKELLKRVEQSKSLDYVLGLFKKIEDRAPVKIKRVRSTDVIRAIEKKLSEIGVVSLSETDKNMLMWSHYSDNHRGYCLGYEINDAVYCKPVQYTKKFPELDMDSVKAQFSYALTTSRNDATTTISVGIDDKNLKTVIYTKSDEWAYEREWRYVTQAGGKEIPYPGLLREVIFGLRCDIEYRTKIIKAVRKNTPNVTFKKIETRRNSFLLETESLKA, encoded by the coding sequence ATGATCGAGAATGGGACATTATGGGCTGCCATTCCTCATTCGTTCAATGACCCATTTGATTGTAACGCATCCATTTTTAGTGGCATTGCTGGCAATGCGTTGGACAATTTTGAAAAGCAAAACAAAGCAGCCTCATGGATAATAACTCTAAAAAAATCTGTTGATTATGGGTTTCCTTTTTTCGGGATGTCTATGTTTAAAAGAAAAGAGTTACTTAAAAGAGTAGAACAATCCAAGTCATTAGATTACGTTCTGGGATTATTCAAAAAGATTGAAGATAGAGCCCCCGTAAAAATAAAAAGAGTACGTTCAACAGATGTAATACGAGCTATTGAGAAAAAACTATCAGAGATAGGTGTTGTAAGTTTATCGGAAACTGATAAAAATATGCTCATGTGGTCGCATTATTCAGATAACCATAGAGGATATTGCTTAGGCTATGAAATAAATGATGCTGTGTATTGTAAGCCAGTACAATACACAAAGAAATTTCCAGAATTAGATATGGATAGCGTTAAAGCTCAATTTTCATATGCTCTTACAACTTCTCGAAATGATGCAACTACAACAATCTCTGTTGGTATCGATGATAAAAATCTCAAGACAGTCATTTATACAAAGTCTGATGAATGGGCATACGAGCGTGAATGGAGGTATGTCACACAAGCAGGTGGAAAGGAAATACCATATCCGGGCTTATTGCGAGAAGTAATATTCGGACTAAGATGTGATATTGAATATAGGACTAAAATTATTAAAGCAGTCAGAAAAAATACTCCTAATGTGACATTTAAGAAAATAGAAACAAGAAGAAATTCATTTTTGCTTGAGACTGAGTCATTGAAAGCCTAA